The following is a genomic window from Anaerolineales bacterium.
TTGTTGCAAAACGAAGATGAGCTGCGGCCAACGGGTGGATACATTACCGCAGTGGGCGGCTTGGTGCTTCAGGACGGCAAAATTTTGTCCTTTAACTTAGAAAACTCTTATGAGGTGGATGATTACGATTATCTGTATCCTGCAGCCCCCTGGCAATTAGAAGAATACATGGCTGCCCCTATCTTGGTATTGCGTGATGCCAACTGGCGACCAGACTTTCCCGTTGTTGCCCAGCAAGTCGAAATCTTGTATGCGTACTCGCGAGCTCATACAGTGGATGGAGTGATTGCCATAAACCAACACGCCCTTTCTTTGCTGGTGGGCGCGCTTGGTTCTGTGCGAGTGGATGGTCAATTGATCACCAGCGATAACGTTTTGACTTATATGCAAGCCGAGAGGGGTGCAGTGCCGGACCCAGGCGAAAGGACGCTTGAAAACCAACAATGGTTTCAGGAGCACCGCAAAGATTTTATGCAGCCTATGGCGGAAGCGATTTTGGCCCGCTTGCGCAGTGGGTCGAATGTCTCTTGGGAGGAGATTATCAGCGTGTTGAATCAGGCGCTGGATGAAAAACACATCCTCCTCCAGTTTGATGATGCATCGGTGGATTCATTTCTTGCGCAGTATGGTTGGGATGGGCAACTCCGTTATTCCGAGGGTGATTACCTGATGCTGGTAGACACCAATGTGGGATTTACGAAGAGCAATCCAATTGTTGACTCTGAGGTTGTCTATCGGGCCAATTTAATGGATCTCAAACAACCTACAGGTGCTCTAGGAATCACCTATCTCAACCGCAGTGAGGTAGTGCGGGATTGCGATCCCCGTCCCGGGGTGCCGGGACTTGTGCTCGGGGATTATGAAATCATGATTCATGATTGCTATTGGACCTATCTGCGGGTGTATAGGCCTGATGGGACACGCCTCACAGATTACCAAGCACAGAGTGTGCCAGGCGAGTGGGTGCTTTCTGGCAATGCGGTGCCTGACCGAATTGATTACCTGGATGAACTGGAAGGCTTTGCGGAGTTTGGCACTTTGGTGGTGGTGCCGACACAGCAATCTCAAACCATTGCAATGGCATTTAGCTTGCCGGATGGGATGATTCAGCAAACGGAAACCGGGTATGTGTACCGGTTAACCCTTCAAAAGCAGCCGGGGGTGAAACAGGTTGACTTGAACTTGGGGATCCTTCTCCCTGTAGGAGCGCAAGTGGTATCTTCCAGCCATTCTGAGTTGTCGCAGCAAGGCAATGAGGTGAGTGGGCAATTGAAGTTAAGCCGGGATACTGTTATAGAACTGACTTTTTTGCTCCCCTAGCGTGTCATCAATTCGGACAAAATCCGGACAAGAAATGGCCCTAATCCGGCCGTGTTTGAGTTTCCCTCTGTAGAATGACATTCGTAATCAAATCTCACCTAAGGAGAAGATTGTTATGAAGTATATGCGTATCGTTTCAACCGCAGCCTTGGCGGCCTTCGTGTTATCGCTGGCCCTCACCAGTGTGGCCTTTGCGCAGGGAACCATTCCCAGCGGAGGGACTATCGATAATCCAGAAGTCACTGAAACCCGTGAAGGCTGTGCGCGGAATGACTTTGGTTCTTCCAAGGCGAATGTCTGTAATGATGATGTCAACGTATTCGCCACTCGCGCCGTGGATTCTGTGGCTGCTCCGGAAGGTTGGAGCTATGTAGGCAATTCCATGACCATCACTTATGGCAGCGAGTTGCTGTTGCCTGAAGCTACCGTGATGTGCTGGGCTGTGCCGGCCGGCGAAGGTCCCGTGCAGATCTATCGCTTCAATCAGTATGGTGTGTGGGAACCCGCACCGACGATTGCAGTGGATGGTGGTGTTTGCACCGTGGCCCTGTATGTGGGCACCTATGCCCCCATGGCTGCTGACTAGCTGGTAGCATTGCATGAGAAGAAGGCGGGAGGTATTTGTACCTCCCGCCTTTCTTTTTACCTTATGAGTATCTTGAAACAGCTTTCTAGGCAATATGGGATGCCTGCTCTTATAGCGGTATTCATTATGGGGATGTACGTCTTGACGTTGGCTCCGGGTATCACCTGGGCAAACTGGGGATCGGATGGAGGGGATTATCTAAGCGCGTTGGCCACCGGGGGTATTCCTCACCCGACAGGGTATCCGACCTATCTTGCAGTTGCAAAGATGGTGACAATGCTGCTGCCCTTTAGCTCTTGGGCTGTCCGGGGAAATTTGTTTTCTGCACTCAGCATGCTTGCTGCCAGCCTGTGTGTGTGTTTTCTCATAAGTCAAACTCTGCGTGGCTCACATTATCGTATTCTGGCTGCGCTTACGGGTTCTCTTGTCTTTGCCTTTGCGCCACTGGTCTGGTCGCAGGCTGTAGTTACTGAAGTATATGGTCTGCATGCTTTTTTTGTGGGTTTACTGCTTTGTTTGCTGTTGGTGCCCAAAGGAGTGGCGAACAATAGGATTTTCTTGGTGGGGCTTATACTCGGATTGGGGCTCGGCAACCACGTCACCCTTGCTTTTATGGTTCCGGCGTTCCTTTTGATCAGACTCGGGCAGGATGAAGTTTCTGCCAAGGCCAGTGGGAACTCTCTTGTAAGACAACTGAATATTTGGCCTAAACTGATCGGTGTGGTTTTGGGTGTAGTAACTGCATACGCTTCTCTGTTGTTGTATGTCCATTCCGCGGCGCCTGTTCGTTGGCTAAACCCGGTCAGCCCTGAGAGATTTTGGGAGTTGATCAGCGCCCGGATGTACCAGTTCTATTGGCGATTCCCATTGGAAAGCGAAGCCTTACTAGAGAGGCTTAAAATAGTCCTGGGGGCGCTTTATGAACAATTTGCATTCCCTGGAATTTTTCTTGTTGGCTGTGGCTTGCTTGTGCTGCTACTGGAGCAAAGAAAGCCAGTGACCGCGGTTACTGGGTGGGTCACAATAGCTTCTGTGCTGTTTACGATGGGATATCAGACAGAGGATGCGCATGTCTATCTGATTCCTGCTGTGCTCTGTCTGGCGGTTTGGGCGGCTTTTGGCATTTACGGCCTGGCTAAAAAATTCTCTCGTTCTCGCTTATTGTCTTTGTCAGCGGGTTTGCTCCTTGTCATTCTCCTTGGTCAACAGATGGTGAAATCCTTCCGCCTGGCAGACGCTAGCCAAGACTATCGGGCAATTGTATATGGGGAACGGGTGATGCAAGAGGCCCCAGAGGGGGCGATGATCTTTACCCACCAAGATAAGGAAACGTTTTCCTTGTGGTATTTTCACTACGCCGAACAGCAACGACCTGATCTGGCTGTGATAGTGGTGCCCCTCCTTGACTATGAGTGGTATCTTGAAGTCCTTTCAGAGACGTATCCTAATATAATACTGCCAGCATCAGGTGACGAGGTGACGCGCTTGTCTTTGGAGACCCTAAACCCTCGGCCGAGTTGTACTACATTCCTGCTTTCACTAAGCGTGTTGGATTGCGATTTATGATCGACGGAGGATCAAAAAAATGAGCAAAAATAGTTTGGTTGTTGCATGCGTGCTTGCGGGTTTTCTGGTTGCCTGCGGCAGTCCCACCTTGAGTGAGGAGACCCCCCCGCCAACAGCTGCTGCGGTGATACCTTTTACTGCTGGATCACCTGCTCAGCTAGAAGCCGGAGATGCTCTGCAATTGGTTGGAGATGGGACGGGCGTCAGTGAAACCTTCACTCTTACGGAAAGCAGCCGGATAAGGTTGTCGTGGGATCAGACCGCGGGTGAAAACTTTTTGCTATATGTACAGTCCACGACGGATCCAGCGAACCGGGTTCAGTTTGTTTTCCAGACCACCCCAGGGGAGGGGAGTGGCGACTGGATTTTTAATGCCGGAGAGTATATTGTAGAAGTAGAGGGTGAGGGTAGCCAGTGGCGGATCACTTTGGATTTGGTGGAGTACATGTCAAGTCCATTGGATCTGCTGGAGGATTGAGTTGGCAGAAGGTGTTGTTGAGCTTCCTTGAAATACCATAGAGAATGCCCAAGCTGATGAAAGGGCGTCGTTGATCTAACGGAGTATCGGAGCTCACGCTTAAGCGGGAGTGTGTTCTGCCTGTTGCGAATACAGCGCAGTCCGTCCGATGTCGTCTGTCTGAGTGGCAAGACTTCACCAGAAGATGCTCGCGTATGGATCCGAATCGATGGATGCGAACCTATTGATTCTGAGCATAAATAAATTCTACAATTCTCTTGATAGCATCCTGTATAGGAGGGAAACATAAAGCATTCAAAAACTAGTCGGCTTAGTCGTAGTGATTTTTAGCTTTTTGGAACCGCATCCCGTTTTTCTCTTGAGAGCATCAACCTGCAATCCTGTGGCTAGAACCAGAATTTCATTGCTAGACTTACTTAGGGGGTACTAACATTATTCGGAAACGATTTCTAGGCTGGATAATCGCAATCGCGCTAGCATTAGCCTTTATCAGGGCCTTTGATAACTTGGGAACTCTCCATCCGCAAATGGCCGTAGAGTGGAAGATGTTCTGGCAGGCCACACACAATTTTCAGCTTAGCTATATTAAGTGGGTTTTTAATCCGCCTTGGGCCTTGGTGCTTTTGTGGCCGATCAGTGGCTTGCCTCTGTACTCTAGTTGGGGCCTGCTAGTGTGTATCACTGTCCTCGCTGCGGCTGCACTTATTCCACATCGGTTTGGCTTTGCTGTCAGAGTAGTGTGGCTATCTTTGACTATTTTTTCCTATCCCTTTGTGCGTCAAATAATTGAAGGCAATATAGAAGTTTTAGTGTTGATTGGCTTCCTGCTGCTTTCCCATGGACTAAGCCGGCAAAATCCCTGGAGTCTAGCGGCTAGCCTTATCTTCTTTTCTAGCAAAATCCAAATGAGTTGGCTGTTTATTTTAGCTTTGCTACCCTTTCTCTGGTATCACTGGCCTCTTGCCAAGTTGGTACGTTCTGCAGGGGCGATATTAATCTTTTGTATCCCCTTTCTCCTCTGGAGAGGAGATGAGTGGTGGTCTATGCTGCGTGTCTTCCCCAAAGAATCACCTTATAACCTTAGTTTAATGGCTAGTTTGCTTCGATTCGGTGTTTCGAGCTGGCTTGCAAGCATGGGCTGGTTTTCGCTTTTTGCAGCCACGATTTGGTTGGTTTATCGCTTGCGCTTACTGTCGCCAGAAAAATACGCGGGGATTCTGGTTGCGGTCAGCTTGCTACTGGCTCCTTATGCAGGGAATAGCACCTTAATTGCCGTGTTAATACTTGGTGTCGTGCCTTATGCAGCGGAGAAACCTTGGCCTCGTATCTTTCTAATGCTGCTCTACTATTTACCTTTGGTAATGGTATGGGATTTCAGGATATTGGATGTGTATGCGTATTTTAGTGCAGTAGTCCTGCTTACCGCGATAGTTCTGGCTTTGAACGAACTACATGGACACGAAGTAGTTGCCCAGATATAATTAAGGCATCAACTTCGGTGATTTCTTGAGGACTAGCTTCGTCTAGGGCATTCAAATTACCCTTGTAAATAAGAGTTAAATGCGGGCGTCGCCAAGTGGTAAGGCATCAGCCTTCCAAGCTGACATTCGCGGGTTCGAATCCCGCCGCCCGCTCTAAAGATTGCCGATGGTTTCTCTAGGGTTTGGCTGAAGGTGCGATATGGAAATTCAGCTCGGTCGCAGGGGAGTGCTGTTCCGAATAGTGCGCGTGGCGGCAAACGCAATCATTCGCGGTCAGTATGCATTTCCCCATGTACCTGAAATCACAGCGGAAGAGCTATCTGAAAGACTGAGTTCGGGGGATGCGCCCGTGTTGATCGATACACGACCCAAAGAGGAATTCAACTCGGGATTCGGTCATCTCCCCAATGCAAGATCGTTTCCGCTGATGGAGCTGATGGAAAACTTTCGAAACGGCAGCAAGTACAAGGCGAGGATGAAGGAGCTGGAAGCTCAATTCAAGGAGATCGAAGCTTTCAGGGAGCAGGAAGTGATCACGATCTGCCCGGGAGGCGGCTTCTCTGTGGTCGCTGCGGAGATCATGGCCGAGGCGGGTTTTAAGGATGTGAAGAGCCTGGCCGGCGGCTCGGATGGTTGGTTTAAGAAAGGCTATCCAACCACAAAAGGCTAGATTGGTATGCTGAGTTGCTGCGGATAACGCTTCTTCAGTTGGCCAACAGTGAGAGTTAGCTAAAGATATGGAAGTTCGACTTAACCGCAGGGGCATGCTGTTCAAGATCGCCAGGGTGGTCACCAGCAAGCTGATCAAGGGGGAGTATTCCTTTCCCCACGTGGCGGAAATCTCCGCCGAAGAACTCTTTGAGAAAATGCAAACCGGCCAGGCGTACTTGCTGATCGACACGCGCTCCAGGGAGGAGTACCGCTCCGGCTTTGGGCATCTGCCTGATGCGAAGTCGCTGCCGCTGATGGAGATCGTTGGCAGCCTTGGCAGTGCGCAGAAGTTCAAGGCCAGGGTCAAAGAGCTGGAGCAGCAATTCCGAGAGGTGGAAGATTTTCGGGACAAGGAAGTCGTCACGATCTGCCCAGGTGGCGGGTTCTCTTTGGTGGCGGCCGAGATCATGGCCGAAGCGGGCTTTAAGGATGTGAAGAGCCTGGCCGGTGGGGCAGATGGCTGGTTCAAGAAAGGCTATCCGACTACGAAGGAGACGGAAGCATGAAAATCGACGCAGTGGGCGTAAGTTCCACAGATCTTAAGAAGACGGTGGCGTTCTACGAGCTGTTGGGCTTTCAGTTCGGCGAGTACGACGCGGAGACGGAGCACCTGGAGCCTCTGACGCCGGACGGCTCGGCACGATTGATGATCGACAAAGCCAGCCTGCTGGAGGGCATCCTGGGGCAGGCGCCGCAGCCCGGCAACCATTCCTCCTTCGCCATTCAGTACGCTTCGCCGGCCGAGGTGGACCGGGTTGCCGCGGCGCTGTTGGCCGCCGGGCACAGCCTGCCGGCGCAGCCGTGGGATGCGCCCTGGGGCCAGCGCTACGCCATCGCCGAGGACCCGGATGGGTATAAGGTGGATTTGTACGCAACGATTGGCGATTGAGGATTGCTGAACGTTGATTGCCTTTAGCAGCGGATTACAATAGAAGAGCGTGCAGAAGCGGTACTCGGTAGCACCGAGTAGCTTCTGCCGCGTGCGAGCAGCTTGCTGCGAGCAAAGCAGGGGCCTGTAGCTCAACGGCAGAGCAGGCGGCTCATAACCGCTTGGTTCCAGGTTCGAGTCCTGGCGGGCCCACAAAGGCAAAGATGAAGCGCCTCACCCTTCTCTCAAACTTGAGCAGCTAACTATCCCATTGGGTAATGCGCTCCGCGATGCTCTCGTCGTCCAGCTCTTTGCAGAGCTGGCGCAGCTGCGGTGTGGCGCCTCGCCATTCCAGGTCGTGTAAATCTTCTGCTAATGGCACATCGGTGCGCAGGATGGCCAGCTTCCGATAGAGCATCGCTTCGCCGCGGCGGGCTTCCAGGTTGAGCGAGAGGCTGGCCGCCCGGCCCGGGCCCATGCCCTGGATCTGCCAGGTGCGCGTGTCCTCCGGGATGTCTTCCAACCGGCCGAATTTGGCCAGTACGCCCGAGGCGGACTTTGCGCCCCAGCCGGGGATGCCCGGGTAGCCATCCGCTGAGTCGCCCACCAGGGCCAGCCAGTCCGGGATGGAAGCGGGGGCGACGCCATACTTGGCGAACACGCCCGCTTCATTCAGGACGATGTCTCGCCGGCGATCCCAGCACACCACTTTGTCACCCGTCACCATTTGGGCCAGGTCTTTGTCTGGCGAGCAGATCAGGACCTGTTCGACCCGCGGGTCGCTTTGCCAGCGCTGCGCGGCGCTGGCCAGTGCGTCGTCGGCTTCAAACTCGACCATCGGCCACACGGTGACGCCCGCCGCGGCGACGAGCTCTTCGGCCAACTGGAACTGCGACCACAGGTCCGGGTCGATGCCTTCGCCGGTCTTGTAGCCGGCATATAGATCGTTGCGGAAAGATTCGATCACATGGTCGAAGGCGTAAGCCACATGGCTGACGTCTGGCTGCGCCAGCAGCATCACCAGGCTGCGCAGCAGGCCCAATGCGGCGCCCACCGGGCGCCCGTCCGCCAGGCGCTTGGGCGGCGCGCCGTAGTAGTTGCGAAAGAGTTCGTAGGTGCCATCCAGCAAGTGAAGCTTCATGCTGCCATTCTAACGGTTCTGTGTTCAAGAGCTGGCTATGCTATGATTCCCCCATGCTGAACCGCCTGAGTCCGGGCAAACGCCTGCTCTTCTATTTGGCGATCAACATCGTCGTCTCGGCGCTGACCACGCTGCTGGTCTTGACCTTGTGGTCGCGGCTGGCGTTTGCCGGCGCGCCGCAGATCGGCGGCAGCCTGTCTGGCGCCGGCAGCGCCACCAGCCCGGCGCTGAGCGGCGTGAGCATCAACGCCGTGCTGGGGGCGGGCAGCGCGGCGGATGAGCGCGTGGTGCTGGTCCACACCGGCCAGCAGGACGTCTCGCTGGCCAGCTGGCGGCTGCGTGATGAGAACGGCAACGAGTACCGCTTCCCGGCGTTGGTGCTGCATCCCGGCGCCCAGGTCAGCGTGCATACTACCTCCGGCACCGATTCGGTCTCGGCGCTGTTCTGGGGGCGTACGGCCCCCGTGTGGCGCAGCGGGGAGCTGGCCCGCCTGCTGGACGCCAGCGGCGGCGAACAGGCCGTCTACACAGTCCCTTAAGCCAGCTCTATAAATGGCTGAAGAAGTAAAATAGCCTCATGCGCAGCGCAGACAAGATCATAGAAGAGGCGATGAAGAGGGGTGAGTTTGACGACCTGGCCGGACGCGGCCAGCCGCTCTCGCTGGAAGACAACCCCAACGCCGACCCCGAATGGGAGCTTGCCTATCACCTGCTGAAGGAGAACGGCTTTGCACCCTCCTTCATTGAAGACCGCAAGGCGATCGAGCAGGGCTTGGCCGCTGCTCGCCAGCTGCTGGTGCGGGCCTGGGCACGCCGGGCTGAGGCTGGCCATGCGCTGCGTTGGGCGCAGGCCTGCGAGCTGTTTGAGAGGACGGCCAGCGCGCTGAACAAGAGGATCCGCGACTACAACCTGACCGTGCCACACGACAAGCTGGCGCGGGCCTTCATCCAAAGCGAAACGGAGATTGCACGCGTGGCGGAGGAATCGGCCTGATCTCGCCGTTTTCTTGCCCCTGCCTGTTCGCTCTGTTACACTAGCCCCAGTTCGGTCGTTTTTGTACTGGCAGCTAACCCATGTCTCAATCCTTTTATCGAAAATATCGCCCCAGTGCCTGGCAAGACGTGGTCGGCCAGGCGCACGTCGTCGAGACGCTGCGCAATGCGGTGGCGGCCGATCGAGTGGCGCATGCCTACCTGTTCGCCGGGCCGCGCGGCACGGGCAAGACCAGCGTGGCGCGCCTGCTGGCCAAGGCGGTTAACTGCGAGCACCCTGACCCGGCCCAGCGTCCCGATGACAGCTGCGAAAATTGTCTGAGCGTGCAGGCCGGCAGCTTTTTGGACTTGATCGAGATCGACGCCGCCTCCAACACCAGCGTGGACGACGTGCGTGAATTGCGCGACAAGATCAACTTCTCGCCCAACCGCGGCCGCTACAAGGTCTATATTATTGACGAAGTGCATATGCTTTCCACGGCGGCCTTCAACGCGCTATTGAAGACGCTGGAAGAGCCGCCCCCGCACGCCATCTTTATTTTGGCGACGACGGAACTGCACAAGATCCCCGCCACAGTGCTCTCGCGCTGCCAGCGGCACGAGTTCCGCCGCATTTCCGTGGCGGAGATCGTGGCCCGGCTGAAGACGATGGCCGCTGCCGAGGGCGTGCAGGTGGAAGAAGCCGCGCTGGAACTGATCGCCCGCCAATCCACCGGCTCGCTGCGAGACGCCCAGTCGCTGCTGGACCAGTTGGCTTCCAGCGGCGGCCAGGTGGGGCTGGATTGGGCCCGTGAAGTGCTGGGCACCGCCGCCAACTTGGCCGTACTGGACCTGTTCGATGCGCTGGCAGCCAGGGACGCCGCGGCCGGTCTGGACCTGATCCACCGGGCGTTGGACGCCGGCAGTGACCCGCGCCAGTTCGCCCGCCAGGTGGTGGACGGCCTGCGCGGCCTGTTGCTGCTCAACATGGGCGCCGAACTGGGACCGCAGTTCTCCGACGAAGAAGCCGAGCGCATGCGCCAGCAGGCGCGCGCTTTTGAGCTGCGCGACCTGCTGGCGATCATTCGTCATTTCAATGAAGCCGCGGCGGAGAAGCCCGCCTGGCTGCCCAGCCTGCCGCTGGAGATGGCCTTCGTGGCCGCCTTGCAAAGCCCGGCCCAGACGCCCGTCCCAGCTCCGGAGCGGGTGTCCGCGGCCGCACCTGCGCCACGCGCGGCGGCGCCGGCGCGGCCAGCCCAGCCCGCGCCGCAGCCAGCCGCGGCCGACAGCGGCATGGACAATGCCACCTGGGGGCGCGTGAAAGAAGCTTTGCGCGGGCAGGACCAGCAGGGCCATGTGGCCGCCCTGCTCAATTCAGTGAAGACGCGTGAGCTGCGCGGCGATACACTGACCCTGGGCTTTGCCAGCGATCTGGTGCGCGAGAAGATGGACAAGCCGGAGAACATGGCCCTTTTGCAGGGCGTCTTGGAGATCTCGCTGGGCCGGCGCGTAGCGGTCAAGTGCGTCCTGTCCGGTGTGCGCGCCGGCGACCTGCCGCCGGGGGTGGACAGTTCCGGCATGGTGGCCACCGCCCTGGGCCTGGGCGGCGAGATCGTGGACGAGACCGACCTGGGCAAGCCCAACGAGTAAAATTCAACACAGCGAAATTATTGCATTTTTAGGAGACCGACAAATGGACAAACTTCCCGGTATGGGTGATATGGCGGGCATGCTCAAGCAGTTGCGCCAGATGCAGGGTGAACTGGCCAAGGCGCAGAAGGAACTGGCGCGCGAGACGGTGACCGCAGAAGCGGGCAAAGGCGCGGTGAAGATCACCGTGACCGGCGACCAGCGCGTCACCGAGCTGCACATCGACCCCGAACTGCTCAGCTCCGGCGACGCCAAGCGGCTGAGCAAACTGCTGCAAGAAGCCTTCA
Proteins encoded in this region:
- a CDS encoding rhodanese-like domain-containing protein; the encoded protein is MEIQLGRRGVLFRIVRVAANAIIRGQYAFPHVPEITAEELSERLSSGDAPVLIDTRPKEEFNSGFGHLPNARSFPLMELMENFRNGSKYKARMKELEAQFKEIEAFREQEVITICPGGGFSVVAAEIMAEAGFKDVKSLAGGSDGWFKKGYPTTKG
- a CDS encoding VOC family protein encodes the protein MKIDAVGVSSTDLKKTVAFYELLGFQFGEYDAETEHLEPLTPDGSARLMIDKASLLEGILGQAPQPGNHSSFAIQYASPAEVDRVAAALLAAGHSLPAQPWDAPWGQRYAIAEDPDGYKVDLYATIGD
- a CDS encoding DUF1992 domain-containing protein; amino-acid sequence: MRSADKIIEEAMKRGEFDDLAGRGQPLSLEDNPNADPEWELAYHLLKENGFAPSFIEDRKAIEQGLAAARQLLVRAWARRAEAGHALRWAQACELFERTASALNKRIRDYNLTVPHDKLARAFIQSETEIARVAEESA
- a CDS encoding lamin tail domain-containing protein, which codes for MLNRLSPGKRLLFYLAINIVVSALTTLLVLTLWSRLAFAGAPQIGGSLSGAGSATSPALSGVSINAVLGAGSAADERVVLVHTGQQDVSLASWRLRDENGNEYRFPALVLHPGAQVSVHTTSGTDSVSALFWGRTAPVWRSGELARLLDASGGEQAVYTVP
- a CDS encoding YbaB/EbfC family nucleoid-associated protein is translated as MDKLPGMGDMAGMLKQLRQMQGELAKAQKELARETVTAEAGKGAVKITVTGDQRVTELHIDPELLSSGDAKRLSKLLQEAFNKALDDSREMAKKRLGPLASGLG
- a CDS encoding DUF4012 domain-containing protein, whose protein sequence is MKNLVVKKPILDTERNPTELLKDVLSQHKEPQKLVDHPWVDSLVVQDYQERNPTAANNSSYALLQALADLFKDMLPSTPPRRGKRLDTAWGQFGVLGAMYFAEIEFGLPAANSLRDAWGKIDNVISLYVRQKFGDGLSQAEEEKYYLLSDEKEITPTSTLSDWHARGLERFAKMLYAKERRLNSKHAKQAKTGKISRSWSPSTYIKWTMLGMLLALLAYLGWVGGTSYVLARELYGQARDLKAMLSSGLDLQRASELTQTGVTVREFRQTASALSERAAPLIWLADRLTWIPFIGEELSLVSPILSMTELSSMSADQFYQGISPMLGVFDEESAPTSLDALTGMLHAAAPHFRVAVYAAGQAGEIREGLDLDAVHSTLRDLILEEFDPAFYILHDSAQVMASLIPLLGMEGQPANYLLLLQNEDELRPTGGYITAVGGLVLQDGKILSFNLENSYEVDDYDYLYPAAPWQLEEYMAAPILVLRDANWRPDFPVVAQQVEILYAYSRAHTVDGVIAINQHALSLLVGALGSVRVDGQLITSDNVLTYMQAERGAVPDPGERTLENQQWFQEHRKDFMQPMAEAILARLRSGSNVSWEEIISVLNQALDEKHILLQFDDASVDSFLAQYGWDGQLRYSEGDYLMLVDTNVGFTKSNPIVDSEVVYRANLMDLKQPTGALGITYLNRSEVVRDCDPRPGVPGLVLGDYEIMIHDCYWTYLRVYRPDGTRLTDYQAQSVPGEWVLSGNAVPDRIDYLDELEGFAEFGTLVVVPTQQSQTIAMAFSLPDGMIQQTETGYVYRLTLQKQPGVKQVDLNLGILLPVGAQVVSSSHSELSQQGNEVSGQLKLSRDTVIELTFLLP
- the dnaX gene encoding DNA polymerase III subunit gamma/tau, translating into MSQSFYRKYRPSAWQDVVGQAHVVETLRNAVAADRVAHAYLFAGPRGTGKTSVARLLAKAVNCEHPDPAQRPDDSCENCLSVQAGSFLDLIEIDAASNTSVDDVRELRDKINFSPNRGRYKVYIIDEVHMLSTAAFNALLKTLEEPPPHAIFILATTELHKIPATVLSRCQRHEFRRISVAEIVARLKTMAAAEGVQVEEAALELIARQSTGSLRDAQSLLDQLASSGGQVGLDWAREVLGTAANLAVLDLFDALAARDAAAGLDLIHRALDAGSDPRQFARQVVDGLRGLLLLNMGAELGPQFSDEEAERMRQQARAFELRDLLAIIRHFNEAAAEKPAWLPSLPLEMAFVAALQSPAQTPVPAPERVSAAAPAPRAAAPARPAQPAPQPAAADSGMDNATWGRVKEALRGQDQQGHVAALLNSVKTRELRGDTLTLGFASDLVREKMDKPENMALLQGVLEISLGRRVAVKCVLSGVRAGDLPPGVDSSGMVATALGLGGEIVDETDLGKPNE
- a CDS encoding rhodanese-like domain-containing protein; the protein is MEVRLNRRGMLFKIARVVTSKLIKGEYSFPHVAEISAEELFEKMQTGQAYLLIDTRSREEYRSGFGHLPDAKSLPLMEIVGSLGSAQKFKARVKELEQQFREVEDFRDKEVVTICPGGGFSLVAAEIMAEAGFKDVKSLAGGADGWFKKGYPTTKETEA
- a CDS encoding DUF2723 domain-containing protein, whose translation is MKQLSRQYGMPALIAVFIMGMYVLTLAPGITWANWGSDGGDYLSALATGGIPHPTGYPTYLAVAKMVTMLLPFSSWAVRGNLFSALSMLAASLCVCFLISQTLRGSHYRILAALTGSLVFAFAPLVWSQAVVTEVYGLHAFFVGLLLCLLLVPKGVANNRIFLVGLILGLGLGNHVTLAFMVPAFLLIRLGQDEVSAKASGNSLVRQLNIWPKLIGVVLGVVTAYASLLLYVHSAAPVRWLNPVSPERFWELISARMYQFYWRFPLESEALLERLKIVLGALYEQFAFPGIFLVGCGLLVLLLEQRKPVTAVTGWVTIASVLFTMGYQTEDAHVYLIPAVLCLAVWAAFGIYGLAKKFSRSRLLSLSAGLLLVILLGQQMVKSFRLADASQDYRAIVYGERVMQEAPEGAMIFTHQDKETFSLWYFHYAEQQRPDLAVIVVPLLDYEWYLEVLSETYPNIILPASGDEVTRLSLETLNPRPSCTTFLLSLSVLDCDL